Proteins encoded within one genomic window of Vanrija pseudolonga chromosome 3, complete sequence:
- the Kcnb2 gene encoding Potassium voltage-gated channel subfamily B member 2, with the protein MATYPPPSTSLPAEEYELTSAGTVQPPPPQAQAPGSAKSRKLTLHPNASSSALLFAAPGANSSPVNQRPRPRRRASSNSTRLHSGGNHEFTRSHFLNEDLDHLGPASEEVHVPNFGSILGFNETGEDHYSVAATIRSRWKRKLYLLLEEPASGREAFYVHVLVTGAIIFSAILTTLSTLPAFHTDPVAVKTQFGLDTTLVLLFTIEYIARSLAHSASWTMYYNWATSFFGVLDLLAILPYYIEVIRQQDTSILFRFSILRTFRLLRVFRAFRYQSSMLLTIEVMYVAVRRSKDALIAISYFILLVLVLFSTLIYFAERGTWDATLGAFVDSDGDVSLFDSIPQTAWYALVTMSTAGYGDVVPKSALGKLLSVPLLMFGLLLIALPSFVLGRNFAIVYDAMVHTIPQAPTPADSPPPSPRRGGILTPVEEADSVPLLPVTAPALSSPLPQPHVKEGSGGSLSQPKMWDPLAQGLPAGPSTAPQPARDKGLTNVKLAKNQFVLLEQIDSLRRVVDKQGETIDRQAQMMAQLLEALSIREGISESPSGKGKGKAREDDDDDHILQ; encoded by the exons ATGGCGACCTACCCAccgccgagcacctcgctCCCGGCAGAAGAGTACGAGCTCACGTCGGCCGGCACGGTgcagccaccgccgccgcaggcgcaggcTCCGGGATCGGCCAAATCGCGCAAGCTCACACTCCAcccgaacgcgtcgagctcggccttgctcTTCGCAGCGCCTGGCGCCAACTCGAGCCCCGTCAATCAGCGCCCCCGGCCGCGCAGGCGCGCTAGCTCAAATTCGACGCGCTTGCATTCGGGCGGCAACCATGAGTTCACGAGATCCCACTTCCTCAACGAggacctcgaccacctcggccctGCGTCTGAAGAGGTCCACGTGCCTAACTTTGGAAGCATCCTCGGCTTCAACGAGACAGGAGAGGACCACTATTCCGTTGCTGCGACAATACGCAGTCGGTGGAAGCGCAAGCTgtacctcctcctcgaggagccGGCCAGTGGACGGGAGGCGTTCTACGTCCATGTGTTGGTGACGGGAGCGATCATCTTCAG TGCAATCTTGACGACGTTATCCACCCTGCCGGCGTTTCACACCGACCCGGTCGCTGTCAAGACCCAGTTTGGCCTCGACACGacactcgtcctcctcttcacgATCGAGTACAttgcgcgctcgctggctcaCTCGGCGTCATGGACAATGTACTACAACTGGGCGACGTCCTTCTTTGGCGTCCTGGACCTTCTGGCAATCCTGCCGTACTACATCGAGGTCATTCGGCAACAGGACACGTCGATCCTGTTCCGCTTCTCCATCTTGAGGACATTCCGACTTCTTCGAGTCTTCCGTGCGTTCAGGTACCAGAGTTCGATGCTCTTGACCATCGAGGTCATGTACGTTGCTGTCCGGCGGTCCAAGGACGCCTTGATCGCTATCTCGTACTTTATCCTACtggtcctcgtcctcttctcGACCCTCATTTACTTTGCCGAGCGCGGCACATGGGACGCGACCCTCGGCGCGTTTGTCGACTCTGACGGCGACGTCTCGCTGTTCGACTCGATCCCGCAGACGGCGTGGTATGCGCTCGTCACGATGAGCACGGCTGGGTACGGCGATGTGGTGCCCAAGAGCGCTCTTGGCAAACTGCTGTCTGTTCCATTGCTCATGTTTGGTCTGCTGCTTATCGCGCTCCCGTCGTTCGTGCTCGGTCGCAACTTTGCCATTGTCTACGACGCCATGGTGCACACCATTCCTCAAGCCCCGACACCAGCCGAttcgccaccaccatcaccgcgCCGGGGCGGCATCCTTACACCAgtggaggaggccgacaGCGTGCCATTGTTACCAGTCACAGCACCGGCGTTATCATCACCGTTGCCGCAGCCCCACGTCAAGGAGGGCAGTGGCGGGTCGCTGTCCCAGCCCAAGATGTGGGACCCACTGGCCCAGGGCTTACCGGCAGGCCCGTCGACCGCACCTCAGCCGGCCCGCGACAAGGGCCTCACCAACGTCAAGTTGGCAAAGAACCAGTTTGTCCTTCTGGAACAGATTGACTCTCTGAGACGGGTTGTCGACAAGCAAGGGGAGACGATTGACCGCCAGGCGCAGATGATGGCTCAGTtgctcgaggcgctgtcCATCAGGGAGGGGATCAGTGAATCGCCCAGCGGCAAGGGCAAAGGCAAGGCTcgggaggacgacgacgatgaccaTATACTGCAATAA